The following coding sequences are from one Culex quinquefasciatus strain JHB chromosome 1, VPISU_Cqui_1.0_pri_paternal, whole genome shotgun sequence window:
- the LOC6031612 gene encoding sodium-independent sulfate anion transporter, with the protein MIIRNGGADRRPSENPSSDDRDDLDYRERLPRVRIVPRIRSLCSLGTVRRRVHVLQWLPKYRVQYLLSDVIAGVTVTLTAIPQSIAYGILANLEPQDGIYSNLVGCFMYFLFGSVKDVTVAPTSIMAIMVQGVVLRLGPGAALLTLLAGAVTFLFGVLNLGFLVRFISMPVITGFTTAACLTIGSAQLRSLFGISSKGKGSDFIDAWENVIHNIGQTRLWDTLLGFSSIAFLVIFRLTKDCGRGKWKVFFKYLSLLRNALVVIIGASLAYAFSLEGIEPFKLTGHVEPGVPPFHVPPFSITNNGTHYAFGDMISVMGTSIITIPLVSILEIISIGKAFSKEKIVDATQEMIALGMCNMAVAFTSPLPVAGSFTRTAINNSSGVRTSLGCAVTSSMLLLALALLTDAFYFIPKATLASVVISAMIFMVDYRGIAEIWRVKKLDVIPLVGTVIACLLLGLDYGILTGTAINCCFLLYLISAPTITMETILLDSSCHTLLVRPASDLTFSSAEYLRDRITRAVAEAYEAPIDVVVLDGAGVNFVDTTVAKNLLCVETDLRAKEVGLVLWRWSRATAGALVRLDRNFLPLLRDDKELGEVVRGWREV; encoded by the exons ATGATAATCCGAAACGGCGGTGCAGATCGCCGTCCGAGCGAGAATCCCAGCAGTG ATGATCGCGACGACCTTGACTACCGGGAACGGCTGCCGCGGGTGCGGATCGTGCCAAGGATACGATCGCTGTGCAGTTTGGGCACGGTTCGTCGCCGGGTGCACGTGCTCCAGTGGTTGCCCAAATATCGCGTTCAGTATCTGTTGTCGGACGTGATCGCTGGAGTTACGGTCACGTTGACTGCCATTCCGCAGAGCATTGCGTACGGAATTTTGGCGAATTTGGAGCCTCAGGATGGGATTTACTCCAACCTGGTCGGTTGCTTCATGTATTTTCTGTTTGGAAGTGTCAAAGACGTGACCGTTGCGCCGACATCGATCATGGCGATCATGGTTCAGGGAGTGGTGCTAAGGCTGGGACCTGGAGCTGCCCTGCTGACCTTGCTGGCCGGTGCCGTCACGTTCCTGTTTGGAGTGCTCAACTTGGGCTTCCTGGTGAGGTTTATCTCGATGCCTGTTATTACGGGGTTTACAACGGCTGCATGTTTGACCATTGGCAGTGCCCAGCTGCGATCGCTGTTCGGGATTAGTAGCAAGGGCAAGGGCAGTGATTTTATCGACGCGTGGGAAAACGTTATTCACAACATTGGCCAGACGCGACTTTGGGACACGCTGCTGGGCTTCAGCTCGATCGCGTTTTTGGTGATCTTCCGG CTTACCAAAGATTGCGGTCGAGGCAAATGGAAGGTCTTTTTCAAGTATCTGTCGCTACTTCGCAACGCGCTGGTCGTGATCATTGGAGCGTCACTGGCCTACGCATTCTCGCTCGAAGGGATTGAACCTTTCAAGCTAACCGGCCACGTCGAACCGGGCGTTCCACCATTCCACGTCCCACCCTTCTCCATCACCAACAACGGGACGCACTACGCGTTCGGCGACATGATCTCAGTAATGGGAACGTCGATCATCACGATCCCACTGGTTTCGATCCTGGAGATCATCTCCATCGGTAAAGCCTTCTCCAAAGAGAAAATCGTGGACGCCACCCAAGAGATGATTGCGCTGGGCATGTGCAACATGGCGGTAGCCTTCACTTCCCCACTTCCGGTAGCCGGATCGTTCACCCGAACCGCCATCAACAACAGCAGCGGTGTCCGGACCTCACTAGGTTGCGCGGTCACCTCGAGCATGCTACTCCTCGCGTTAGCCCTTCTCACCGACGCCTTCTACTTCATCCCCAAAGCCACCCTAGCGTCCGTAGTGATCTCCGCCATGATTTTCATGGTCGACTACCGAGGAATCGCCGAAATCTGGCGCGTCAAAAAGCTGGACGTGATCCCATTGGTCGGAACCGTGATCGCCTGCCTTCTTCTAGGCCTGGACTACGGCATCCTCACCGGAACGGCCATCAACTGCTGCTTCCTGCTCTACCTCATCTCCGCCCCAACCATCACGATGGAAACAATCCTCCTGGACAGTAGCTGCCACACCCTGCTCGTCCGGCCCGCATCCGATCTGACCTTCTCGTCGGCGGAATACCTGCGCGATCGGATCACCCGGGCCGTGGCGGAGGCTTACGAAGCCCCCATAGACGTGGTGGTGCTCGACGGCGCCGGGGTCAACTTTGTGGACACGACGGTCGCGAAGAATTTGCTCTGCGTCGAGACGGATCTACGGGCGAAGGAGGTCGGGCTGGTGCTGTGGCGATGGAGCCGCGCTACGGCGGGGGCTTTGGTGCGGCTGGATAGGAACTTTTTGCCCCTTTTAAGGGATGACAAAGAGCTTGGGGAGGTCGTGAGAGGTTGGAGGGAGGTTTGA